A window of the Leishmania mexicana MHOM/GT/2001/U1103 complete genome, chromosome 29 genome harbors these coding sequences:
- a CDS encoding C-1-tetrahydrofolate synthase, cytoplasmic,putative, translated as MTARKLHCVWPVPADIDIAQSVDAQPITSIAEAAGILLSELSPYGSTRAKVKLSVLKRLEGSPYGKYVVVAGMSPTPLGEGKSTTTIGVAQALGAHLKRRCFACIRQPSQGPTFGIKGGAAGGGYSQVIPMEDFNLHGTGDIHAITAANNLLAAALDTRIFHERTQDDAALYRRLTDELKTFTPIMQKRLDKLGIHKTDPMALTEAERVCFARLDVDPDTISWRRVTDVNDRLLRDIEIGMGKAEKGISRRTGFDISVASEVMAILALVDDLADMRQRLGAIQVAKSKAGASVTAEDVGCAGAMTVLMKDAVEPTLMQTLEGTPVLVHAGPFGNIAHGNSSVIADRIALKLAGADGFVLTEAGFGADMGCEKFFNIKCRTSGLKPDAAVLVATVRALKFHGGVEPKDAAKENADALRAGMSNLIRHIQNIRKFGVPVVVALNRFSTDTEAELALVTELATQEGGAADVVVTEHWSKGGAGAVDLAQALIRVTETTPSNFQLLYPSNASLKEKIETVCREIYGAAGVEYLNDVEEKLADFEKMGYGDFPVCMAKTQYSFSHNPELRGAPTGFTVPIRDVRVNCGARFVFPLLGDISTMPGLPTRPAYYNIDIDCETGRIVGLS; from the coding sequence ATGACCGCCCGAAAGTTGCACTGCGTGTGGCCGGTGCCGGCTGACATCGACATTGCCCAGAGTGTCGATGCCCAGCCTATCACGAGCATCGCCGAGGCCGCGGGTATACTTCTTTCGGAGCTGAGCCCGTACGGCAGCACCCGTGCCAAGGTTAAGTTGAGCGTCCTGAAGCGTTTGGAGGGCAGTCCATATGGCAAGTAcgtcgtggtggcgggcATGAGCCCCACCCCGttgggggaagggaagagcaCCACGACGATCGGCGTCGCTCAGGCTCTCGGTGCTCATCTAAAACGACGCTGCTTTGCGTGCATTCGCCAACCGTCTCAAGGACCGACCTTCGGCATCAAGGGCGGTGCCGCGGGCGGCGGCTACAGCCAGGTGATTCCGATGGAGGATTTTAACCTCCACGGCACCGGCGACATACACGCTATCACCGCAGCGAACAACCTCCTTGCCGCGGCACTTGACACCCGCATCTTCCACGAGCGGACGCAGGACGACGCCGCGCTTTACCGCCGTCTCACCGACGAGCTGAAAACATTCACACCGATTATGCAGAAGCGGCTCGACAAACTCGGCATCCACAAAACGGACCCCATGgcgctgacggaggcggagcgcgtcTGCTTTGCGCGCCTGGACGTCGACCCTGACACTATTTCGTGGCGCCGCGTCACCGACGTCAACGACCGCCTCCTGCGCGACATCGAGATCGGGATGggcaaggcggagaagggtATTAGCCGGCGCACTGGCTTCGACATTTCGGTCGCGTCCGAGGTGATGGCTATTCTGGCGCTCGTGGACGATTTGGCCGAcatgcgccagcgcctgGGAGCGATCCAGGTGGCCAAAAGCAAGGCGGGCGCGTCGGTGACGGCTGAGGATGTGGGCTGTGCCGGGGCCATGACGGTGCTCATGAAGGATGCGGTTGAGCCGACGCTGATGCAGACGCTGGAGGGCACCCCCGTGCTGGTGCATGCCGGCCCCTTCGGCAATATTGCGCACGGTAACAGCAGCGTCATCGCCGACCGCATCGCCCTCAAGCTGGCCGGTGCGGACGGCTTTGTGCTGACGGAGGCCGGCTTCGGGGCGGACATGGGTTGTGAGAAGTTCTTTAACATCAAGTGCCGCACGAGCGGGCTGAAGCcggatgcggcggtgctcgtggcgacggtgcgcgcACTGAAGTTCCACGGCGGTGTGGAGCCAAAGGATGCTGCCAAGGAGAACGCGGATGCCTTGCGTGCCGGCATGAGCAACCTTATTCGGCATATTCAGAACATTCGCAAGTTTGGGGTgccagtggtggtggcactgAACCGGTTTAGCACCgacacggaggcggagctggcgtTGGTGACGGAGCTGGCGACGCAGGAGGGTGGCGCGGCGGATGTTGTGGTCACAGAGCACTGGTCCAAGGGCGGCGCCGGGGCCGTCGATCTTGCCCAGGCGCTGATCCGCGTCACGGAGACGACACCGTCAAACTTCCAGCTGCTTTACCCAAGCAACGCGTCGCTCAAGGAGAAGATCGAGACGGTGTGCCGCGAGATTTacggcgccgccggtgtgGAGTACCTCAACGACGTAGAGGAGAAGCTGGCGGACTTCGAGAAGATGGGCTACGGCGACTTTCCTGTATGCATGGCAAAGACGCAGTACAGCTTCTCGCACAACCCCGAGCTGCGCGGGGCGCCGACCGGCTTTACTGTCCCCATCCGCGACGTCCGCGTTAACTGCGGCGCGAGGTTTGTGTTTCCTCTGCTGGGCGACATCTCCACGATGCCTGGTCTGCCGACCCGACCGGCGTACTACAATATCGATATCGACTGCGAGACGGGAAGGATTGTGGGTCTTTCGTAA
- a CDS encoding putative RNA-binding protein, protein MSSNQGDHGSEMISAEDQFNVDMDAEAELEEMKRQVDSLQEDMQLKALQESAAKDEGTRKTAAAAAASSGQTKTNTSIFVGDLDLRTTDADLRVFFASCGAITRVTVLKDRQGNPKGTAYVEFETEGQAHAAILKDGQSLHGKPLKVAMKRDNIPAFQRGISRGGAYALRGRGAGNPMQQQIAALAMMAGMMSQSFNPYNMGRGGGRGRGRGRGGY, encoded by the coding sequence ATGTCTAGCAACCAAGGTGACCACGGAAGCGAGATGATCTCTGCAGAGGACCAGTTCAACGTCGACATGGACGCtgaggcggagctggaggaaATGAAGCGGCAGGTGGACAGCCTCCAGGAAGACATGCAGCTCAAGGCACTGCAGGAGTCGGCCGCCAAGGACGAGGGCACACGAaagacggctgctgcggcggcagcaagcAGCGGGCAGACCAAGACGAACACCTCCATCTTTGTCGGCGACCTTGACTTGAGAACCACGGACGCGGATTTGCGCGTCTTTTTCGCCTCCTGCGGTGCCATCACGCGCGTGACGGTCTTGAAGGACCGTCAGGGCAACCCGAAAGGTACCGCCTATGTCGAGTTTGAAACCGAAGGgcaggcacacgcggctATCCTCAAGGATGGGCAGTCGCTGCATGGAAAACCACTGAAGGTGGCAATGAAGCGGGACAATATTCCCGCATTTCAACGCGGCATCTCACGTGGCGGTGCGTACGCGCTGCGCGGTAGAGGTGCGGGCAACCcaatgcagcagcagatcgCTGCGCTGGCCATGATGGCTGGAATGATGAGCCAGAGTTTCAACCCGTATAACATgggccgtggcggcggccgcggtcgCGGTCGTGGTCGCGGAGGCTATTAG